CCATATTTTCTCCGTCTCACCTACTTCGGAACCTTCCAGTCATCCTGGGCCTCCTTCTTATCCACCTCATGCCGCCAAATGGCTTTTCGATACCGGAACGACACCTCCTCCATATGGCCCAGGTGTCCGAACGCTTTGTCGAGACAGTTCTGCATCGAGGGATGCATTTCAATCACAATCCCATCCTCGAACTTGGTCGTGAAATAATGTTCCTCCGTCCCGTCCTTCGCGATGCGGTACCATTTGATCGTGATGGTCTTCAAATGTTCTCCGGTGCAGAGCGCCTGATACAAAAGCGGCGAGGCCTTATCCACCTCCTTCACGATCGTGGCCGCACCGTGGACGCGCTTCCCCGACGCAAGCCCCGTTTGTGGATCGGAGGGAATGTGCACCTTATGGTCGAACGCCTGGACGAGAATCGTTCCCTCTCGTCCCTTCTGATCACACGACCCTTCGATCTTGCCTTGTTTTTCTCCTTCAATTTCCAAGTAGGCTGGAATCGGCATAATGCGCTCCTCCTTTCCTATTTCTTCTTATCGAGCCGACCGACCAGGGACAGCGTGAAAAAGGCACCCATATATTTGATATGCGGCACCACTTTCAGATCGACCCGATACCAGCCGGGATTACCCTCCACATCGCTGACCGTCACCTGAGCATCCCGGAGTGGACGCCGCCG
Above is a genomic segment from Nitrospira defluvii containing:
- a CDS encoding Hcp family type VI secretion system effector, whose amino-acid sequence is MPIPAYLEIEGEKQGKIEGSCDQKGREGTILVQAFDHKVHIPSDPQTGLASGKRVHGAATIVKEVDKASPLLYQALCTGEHLKTITIKWYRIAKDGTEEHYFTTKFEDGIVIEMHPSMQNCLDKAFGHLGHMEEVSFRYRKAIWRHEVDKKEAQDDWKVPK